The DNA region TCCCCGTTCTAACTGTCCGCTCTTGGCCGGTTAGCGATCGCGTACCGTGGCTGATCCACCTTTGTCCTCCCTAAACGTGGAGGACAAGCCATGAACACCACTGCTACCTGCAGCAATCAACCTTGGAACAAGGGAAAGCTTGTCGGGCAGAAAGCCCCGCTCCGACTCAGTGATATTTGGGCCATTCGGGTAAGACTCCAGCTCGCGGAGAAGACCCGGGATCTCGCTCTCTTCAACTTGGCTATCGACAGCAAGCTGCGAGCCTGCGACTTAACCAAGCTGCGTGTACGGGACGTAGCCCATGGGGAGCATGTGTCGTCACGAGCCATCGTGATGCAGCAGAAGACTCAACGCCCAGTACAATTTGAGATCACTGAGCAAACCCGAACAGTGCTGGAGGCTTGGATGCATCAGGCCCAGCTCCGCAGCGAGGACTGCCTGTTTCCGAGCCGATTGCACGGCTCAGATCATCTCTCCACCCGGCAATACGCTCGAATAGTCAAAGCCTGGGTGACAGCCATTGGCCTTGACCCGACCATGTACGGCACCCACACGCTGCGGCGAACCAAGGCATCGCTGATCTATCGCAGAACGAAGAACCTAAGGGCGGTCCAGCTCCTGCTTGGTCACACGAAGCTTGAAAGCACCGTCAGATACCTGGGAATTGAAGTCGATGATGCCCTGGAAATGGCGGAGCAGACGGAGGTCTGACCATCCACAGCGACGGTCGAAGTTGGACCGTCGCTATCCGGCCAGTAGCTGCCGCTGGGGAGCGGCAGCTACCGACAAGAGGGTTACGGAAAAATAAGGGGCCATGTGGCGTCGAGCTATCCACGCCGCCTCAAAGATCTGCGTGGCTATCGCAGCCATTCTGCATGGTCGATTTCTTCTGCGCTGCCAAACCTGGGACTCCCTTGACTCCGTACTCCGCATAACCTTCAAGATTCGAGAGGAAGGTTGCCATCACTTCTGTGTCATGTGTGTTTAGCAGCGTGACAGCGATATCTATCAATCGCTTTCGAAACGCCAGATGCGCCTCGAAAACGGCCGTCTGCCCGCTCAGAGCAAATCGCATCCATTCAACTGCATAGAAGCCGATGCGCTCAAACTCTTCGTGTGTAGAAGACACAGGGCGGTCGATTTTGAAGGCTGATTTGACGCTGAGACTTTGTCCCCACGCGGAGCCATGTAGGCCTGGTTTGTAGGAAGCTGGCTCCTTTCGCATCGCACGTGCCACGATAACTGCCGCTAGCGCGGTTAGAGCGTCTACGTCTTCACGAGCGGGCACCTCTTGGAGGCTAACCCAGTGATTCAGCACGGAGTGCGCGCTCTCCAAAATGTCCCGAAACTGCCTGTTCGAGACGTCTTCTCCTATAGCCTCGCTCATGAGCGGATGTAGCTGCCGTACTGAGTCGGGTATATCACTTTCACACAGATCGCTCAGGCGGATGCGGGAATGTTTAAGAGCGGCTGATGCAGAGATCGGAGTGACTGAGCGCTGTAGGAGCCTCTCTCGTCGCAGCTTGTCCTCCACTTTGGCAAAGTGCAGGAAGTCCAGAGCATGCATGGTCAAATAAAGCTGCTCATCGGCCCGCAACAATTTACGCGAGGGTGGGCTTCGGCGCGAAGCCCACTGCTCCATGGCCACCTGGTATCTCAACACGACCTCTTCATTGGAGGGGCGTCCAGCGCTTCCCAGTTCATGCGCAATGTCGTTTAGGGCGTCATCCAACACTGCGCGAACGTTGCCAAAAGTGCTATCAATCTCCATCAGCCGCTCAACTGATATCTCTGCGGACAAGTAGTCGTGCAGGTCAATCATGTGCCAACGCAGTTCTGAATCCGCCCCCGTTGGATATGGGTTGGTCAACTCCATGGACGCAGTAGCTTCGGCTGGCGGGCGCAGGATCGACATAAGTTGCAAGAGACCAGGCCGCTGCTTGAAACCATGCAGCAGCTTGACCACCTTGAAAAGCTGGCCAGCGCCGACCTGCTGTTCTTGTGGAGTCTTATGTCCCAGGAGTGCTGCTGTTTCTCTAAGCAGACGCACGACAGCTGCTTTCTCTAAAGGGTTATCACGTGTCTGCTGTGGTGTGCGTTGCTGCTCAAGCTCCTTGCCGAGCGCCTCGTACGTGCATGCCTCATCCGGAATCGATCGGGCGTTGCCAAGATCGAACTCCTCCGGAAAAATTCTCTCCCTTTCCTCATTAGTCAGGCCCGCATGCAGCACACACCGAAGCAAGCTCTGACCGTCCGTGTTTCCCCCTCCGATGATGCGTCCGCAGCGATCCTCTACGTAACTCGCGTCTCGAACGAAGTCGTAGGAAAACAGGTTGACCCCCAGCTGCTTGCCAATACTTTCAAGTATATAAACTCGCTGTTGCTCGGCCATTAATTGCCTCCGAATTTCTTTTCAGTACCGCCAATCACCCGCAGATGGGGGCGGCGAGCCGCATCGTTGTAGGTCTGCGCAAAACTACAGAGCACCTGATCGGCGATTTTTTCTAGAAATGCGTCCCAACCGCCACACTCGCTGATATGAACCAACTGTGCGGCCGTGCCAGTGAGGCGCTTGTTGTTTCTTTGCATGACAAGCGAACACGGTTTCTTCTCTTCATTTTTCACAGCGATGTCCTTTGATAGGTAGCGAAGCCCCTGACCTTCAGAGGCTTCGAACCACGACTTTCCATCATCGTCCGCCTGCTATCGAGAAAATGAATTCAAAGTTTTCCGTTGGCGCAATCTCGTCGATCATGCGAGTGCGGCGAGAACGCTCGATGCTCGCGGGCGTTACAATGGCGCCAGCGCCGATTTCCCGGATCGGGCACGCCCGGAGCCAGCTTCAAATGTTCACCCTTGTATACCTGGACACATCGCCGCCCGAATCCCTGAAGAGTCAGGTTCTACAAATGGTGGTGGACTACTTCAGCGACATCAGCCCGGTGTCGCTGACGCCTAGCAATCCGCTCTATCAGTTGTATCAGTACGTGATTGGCTACGAAGTGCACCTGTATCTGCAGGCCATGAACAGCTCTCTGGATAGCACCGCGCGGTTGATCCTGGCCCTGGATGATGAAGATCCCTCCCAGGTGCTGGGTTTTGCCCTGTACCTGCCGAGCCAGGATGATGCCGAGGCCTGCACTCTGGCGTACATGGCCGTCAAGGCCAGCCACCGCCGACGCGGTATTGCCCGGGC from Pseudomonas cavernicola includes:
- a CDS encoding tyrosine-type recombinase/integrase; its protein translation is MNTTATCSNQPWNKGKLVGQKAPLRLSDIWAIRVRLQLAEKTRDLALFNLAIDSKLRACDLTKLRVRDVAHGEHVSSRAIVMQQKTQRPVQFEITEQTRTVLEAWMHQAQLRSEDCLFPSRLHGSDHLSTRQYARIVKAWVTAIGLDPTMYGTHTLRRTKASLIYRRTKNLRAVQLLLGHTKLESTVRYLGIEVDDALEMAEQTEV
- a CDS encoding GNAT family N-acetyltransferase; amino-acid sequence: MFTLVYLDTSPPESLKSQVLQMVVDYFSDISPVSLTPSNPLYQLYQYVIGYEVHLYLQAMNSSLDSTARLILALDDEDPSQVLGFALYLPSQDDAEACTLAYMAVKASHRRRGIARALLQQMVKRRPHAELACVASKVPTFESMGFQVLAAQGPHVLLNTRDHRSDGMVAVQDLAPIYQSKEVQQIHAYLVQQHGKKAMSEAENKRDRLLDQMAHQAQVLVKERFPTIH